One window of Melioribacteraceae bacterium 4301-Me genomic DNA carries:
- a CDS encoding HlyD family secretion protein — protein MAQNEKLKNKVMVNSNGDENIEEIPLYKKKRLIIPLLLIFIAAVITGYFWFVNMQNFVSTDDAYIDANSVSISSKILGRIVYLGTDGADTVKASQILVKLDDTDLKAQEASAKAELQLAQKSILLAEVNVKRAQQDFDRGEGQYKNGVITQEQYDHLKAALDAAKAEYEIELSRISAAKSKLDVVETQLSNTVITSPMDGVVAKRWVLVGDVVQPGQPIFTIYDLKNIWVTANLEETKLAHVKLGGTVEIDVDSYPDMKFYGKVFEIGNYTASQFSLIPPNNASGNFTKVTQRVPIKISIQPDSFSLKNDPPKFKLLPGMSVEIKIRKQ, from the coding sequence ATGGCACAAAATGAAAAGCTAAAGAATAAAGTTATGGTAAATTCAAACGGCGATGAAAATATTGAGGAGATTCCTCTTTACAAAAAGAAAAGACTAATAATTCCTTTGCTTTTGATATTTATTGCTGCAGTAATCACAGGATATTTTTGGTTTGTGAATATGCAAAACTTTGTTTCAACTGATGATGCATATATCGATGCGAACAGTGTTTCAATTAGTTCTAAGATACTTGGACGAATTGTTTATCTGGGTACTGATGGGGCTGATACGGTGAAAGCAAGTCAAATTCTTGTTAAACTGGATGACACAGATTTAAAAGCGCAAGAAGCCTCTGCAAAAGCAGAACTTCAACTGGCTCAAAAAAGTATTCTTCTTGCTGAAGTAAATGTTAAACGTGCACAGCAAGATTTTGACCGCGGTGAAGGACAATATAAAAACGGAGTAATTACTCAAGAACAATACGACCATTTGAAAGCCGCGCTCGATGCTGCAAAAGCAGAATATGAAATTGAACTTTCCAGAATTTCTGCAGCTAAAAGTAAACTTGATGTAGTTGAAACACAGTTAAGTAACACAGTAATTACATCTCCAATGGATGGTGTAGTTGCAAAAAGATGGGTATTGGTGGGTGATGTTGTTCAGCCGGGACAGCCTATTTTTACAATTTACGATTTGAAAAATATCTGGGTTACTGCCAATCTCGAAGAAACAAAACTTGCTCACGTAAAATTAGGAGGGACGGTAGAAATAGATGTTGATTCTTATCCAGATATGAAATTTTACGGTAAAGTATTTGAAATAGGTAATTATACAGCCTCTCAATTTTCTCTTATTCCGCCTAACAATGCATCGGGTAATTTTACAAAAGTTACACAGCGCGTGCCAATTAAAATTTCGATTCAGCCGGATAGTTTTTCCTTAAAAAATGACCCGCCAAAATTTAAACTTTTACCAGGTATGTCGGTCGAAATAAAAATAAGAAAGCAATAA